The Candidatus Margulisiibacteriota bacterium genome segment CGTGTCCGCGTAATATATATAATCTTCCCGGGGTAATATTTTTAACGCTTCTTTTAGAACTGTAAGGCCGCCTATACCGGAATCAAAAAAAGCTATTCGCTGTATGCTCATGGGATACAATTCTATACTACTTTGCTGGTTCCTGGCAATTTATATGCTTCGCCGCTGATAATTGATGTAAATATTTTTTGAATTTCTGATTAATTGATATCGATATATAAATAATCTATCCGGAATAAATCATGCAAAATAAACATATCGCTTATAACCAATACACTTCAGTCTCCAGGCCAATTACAGTAGATCAATTCACAAATTTTAATACATATGGGCTTCCCGGACATACAAAAAAAACAAATGACAGTTTCAAAATTGGATTTATCGATATGATAGCTACTAAATACCCGACCAAAAAATTTTTTAAAAATTTTTTGTTTAATCTTACCAGAGAGCACAGCACGAATGCCTTTAAACGTTCTATAAAAAATCTGCTGTGGGAAAAAGTTGAAGTAAAATGGCCACAAATATCCTCAATAGATTTTTCTAAAACAACAGACCGGGTGAGCTTTTTCTTATACATTCATTTAGCCCACTATGAAAGATTAAAAGAGAAATTCGCAAACACTATTCCTCAAACAAAATTTATTCTAAACAAAAAAGGCATATTTGGCAGTAATATTCTTACAAAATTATACCCGGTCATCATTCAGGAAAAAATTAATGGAGTTCATTTATTTGAAATGTTCAATAAAGACCCTGGTTACAGAGATGGAGAAAAAGCAATATTACATGACAAATGGACAAACTATCGAAAAATAATCGCTGCACAATTAAGGCCATATATAATAATTACGAATAATCTGTTTATAGATTTATCTCTGAAGCACTTTATATTTAACCCTGAAAACCTGACACTCTATTATTTAAATATCAAACCGGAAATTTTTGTGGATATTTCTCATAATGAAAAAATAAAAAGCTATCTTATGGAACATTTTCTATAATTATTATTAAAGACTTTCGCTGGTTAGTTTGGTGTAAGCTTCCTTGTATTTCTCGCTGGTTTTTTGAACCACATCTTCAGGCAAATCAGGTACAGGAGGTTTTTTGTCCCAATTTATGTCCAGCAGATAATTGCGGACAAACTGCTTGTCAAAGCTAGGTTGTTCCTTGCCAACTTCGTATTGGTCCAAAGGCCAGAACCTTGATGAGTCGGGAGTAAGAGCTTCATCTATGAGAATTATCTGACCTTCATAAACACCAAACTCAAATTTGGTGTCAGCGATAATAATACCTCTGTTTTCAGCGAAATCTCTGGCTTTGCTGTAAAGTCGCAGACTCTTGTCCTTAACAGTTTCAAAGACATCTTTACCCACAATGTCTATGGCTTTTTTTTCATCGATGTTTTCATCATGTCCTTCTTCTGCTTTGGTTGAA includes the following:
- a CDS encoding glutamate racemase, with translation MSIQRIAFFDSGIGGLTVLKEALKILPREDYIYYADT